In Nitrospirota bacterium, a single window of DNA contains:
- a CDS encoding homoserine dehydrogenase, with translation MKDKIGIGLIGLGTVGSGVADILHRNGELIKRRLGVPVEIVKILRRNPDKPLPSGLSGQMVTSDIKDIVDNPSVDIVVEVMGGQEPARSYILAAIKNGKHVVTANKALLAMSGEEIFHAASSVNIDLYFEGSVCGGIPIIKAIREGLAANRIEKIYGIVNGTSNYIMTKMTNDGREFGDVLREAQTLGYAEADPVFDVDGIDAAHKLAILVTIAFGTPVSFKEIYTEGISGILPVDISYAKEFNYRIKLLAIAKMKDDSIEVRVHPTLIPWNHLIATVDDAFNAVYLTGDSVGPTLFYGRGAGDLPTGSAVVADIIDVSRNILNGGCGKIPPASFKEGMRAPLKILNISEITSMYYFRFTVVDKPGVLSTISGILGEHNISIESVIQKGRKEGCNVPLVMMTHMARERDVRNALAKIDRLSYVPEKTVMLRVEEGN, from the coding sequence ATGAAGGATAAGATCGGCATAGGTCTCATAGGTCTCGGCACAGTCGGCTCCGGTGTGGCGGACATCCTGCACAGGAACGGGGAATTGATAAAACGCCGGTTGGGTGTGCCTGTTGAAATTGTGAAGATCCTTCGCAGGAACCCTGATAAACCATTACCGTCAGGTTTATCAGGACAAATGGTGACCTCAGATATAAAGGATATTGTGGATAATCCGTCGGTTGACATAGTAGTTGAGGTAATGGGAGGTCAGGAACCAGCCAGGAGTTATATATTAGCTGCTATAAAAAATGGTAAACATGTGGTAACGGCTAACAAGGCCCTTCTTGCCATGAGCGGAGAAGAGATATTTCATGCAGCCTCTTCCGTGAATATTGACCTCTACTTTGAAGGAAGTGTCTGCGGCGGCATCCCGATTATCAAGGCCATACGGGAAGGTTTGGCTGCCAACCGGATTGAGAAGATTTACGGGATAGTAAACGGTACCTCAAACTATATAATGACTAAAATGACGAATGATGGCCGGGAGTTTGGAGACGTCCTGCGGGAGGCGCAGACTCTCGGGTATGCAGAGGCTGATCCTGTGTTTGATGTGGATGGAATAGATGCTGCGCACAAGCTTGCTATCCTTGTGACTATTGCCTTTGGCACTCCTGTAAGTTTTAAGGAGATATATACGGAAGGAATCTCCGGCATATTACCTGTGGACATAAGCTACGCAAAGGAATTTAATTACAGGATCAAGCTCCTTGCAATCGCAAAGATGAAGGATGACAGCATAGAGGTCAGGGTGCATCCGACCCTGATTCCCTGGAATCATCTGATAGCAACGGTTGATGATGCATTCAACGCGGTTTATTTAACAGGAGATTCAGTTGGGCCTACGCTTTTCTACGGCAGGGGGGCAGGGGATTTACCTACAGGCAGCGCTGTAGTGGCTGACATAATAGATGTTTCGAGAAATATCCTGAACGGCGGGTGCGGGAAGATCCCTCCGGCCTCTTTTAAGGAAGGCATGAGGGCGCCTCTGAAGATATTAAACATATCTGAAATTACTTCAATGTACTACTTCAGGTTTACTGTGGTTGACAAACCCGGGGTATTGTCAACTATATCCGGGATACTTGGGGAGCATAATATCAGCATTGAATCTGTCATACAGAAGGGCCGGAAGGAAGGATGTAATGTCCCGCTGGTAATGATGACGCACATGGCGCGCGAGCGGGATGTGCGAAACGCCCTTGCGAAGATTGACCGGTTATCGTATGTGCCGGAGAAGACTGTCATGTTAAGGGTTGAAGAGGGCAACTAA
- a CDS encoding threonine synthase gives MHWKGIIEQYREYLSVSDNTPVITLNEGNTPLIACKNLTKAINPDISIFLKFEGANPTGSFKDRGMTMAISKAVEDGARAVICASTGNTSASAAAYGARAGIKVFVLIPEGKIAMGKLAQAMIHQACVIQVDGNFDEALSIVKGVAEEYPVTIVNSINPYRLEGQKTAAFEVCDQLDGYPDYHFLPVGNAGNISAYWMGYKEFSKIGKINGLPRMMGFQAAGSAPIVLGHVVEHPKTIATAIRIGNPASWKMAVNAASESKGAIDMVTDEEILEAYNMLASLEGVFCEAASAASIAGVIKKNKAGVFSGGERVVCTLTGHGLKDTEMAINRSAAPVTVKADKGEVLKVLGY, from the coding sequence ATGCATTGGAAAGGCATAATTGAACAGTACAGGGAATACCTGTCAGTTTCTGACAATACACCGGTTATTACACTTAATGAAGGTAATACGCCGCTAATTGCCTGCAAGAACCTTACAAAGGCTATCAATCCGGACATTTCCATATTCTTAAAGTTCGAAGGGGCCAACCCAACAGGATCATTCAAAGACCGGGGTATGACTATGGCCATATCAAAGGCCGTTGAAGACGGGGCACGTGCAGTCATCTGTGCATCTACAGGCAATACCTCTGCTTCAGCAGCGGCCTATGGCGCAAGGGCTGGTATAAAGGTTTTTGTCCTTATTCCTGAGGGCAAGATTGCCATGGGGAAGCTGGCACAGGCAATGATCCACCAGGCCTGCGTCATCCAGGTAGACGGTAACTTTGATGAGGCGCTCTCCATTGTCAAGGGGGTGGCAGAGGAATATCCTGTTACCATAGTAAATTCAATAAATCCCTACAGGCTGGAAGGGCAGAAGACAGCGGCCTTTGAGGTATGTGATCAGCTCGATGGTTATCCTGACTATCACTTTCTTCCGGTTGGGAATGCAGGGAATATCAGTGCATACTGGATGGGTTATAAGGAATTTAGCAAGATTGGTAAAATCAATGGTCTGCCGAGGATGATGGGTTTTCAGGCAGCTGGTTCTGCACCGATTGTCCTGGGACATGTAGTTGAACATCCAAAGACTATAGCAACAGCGATAAGGATCGGGAATCCTGCAAGCTGGAAGATGGCGGTAAATGCTGCATCTGAATCCAAAGGTGCGATTGACATGGTGACAGATGAGGAGATACTTGAGGCATACAACATGCTGGCATCTCTTGAAGGGGTTTTCTGTGAGGCAGCATCAGCGGCTTCAATAGCCGGTGTAATAAAGAAGAATAAGGCAGGTGTTTTTTCCGGAGGGGAAAGGGTTGTATGCACCCTTACCGGACATGGTCTCAAAGACACTGAGATGGCAATCAATAGGTCAGCGGCTCCCGTTACAGTTAAAGCGGATAAGGGAGAGGTGTTGAAGGTATTAGGCTATTAA
- a CDS encoding aminotransferase class I/II-fold pyridoxal phosphate-dependent enzyme translates to MREFTRIQRLPPYVFSIVTSMKIDARRRGEDIIDLGMGNPDLASPEHVVNKLCEAARNPKNHRYSASKGITKLRTAMVDWYKRRYNVDLDPENEVVVTIGAKEGISHLALATINPGDVVMAPSPTYPIHPYSVIIVGGEVKSIPLRDDSDFFEDMCSAYKQMWPRPKMLIISFPHNPTTAVVDLGFFKRVADFATENDIMVVHDISYADIVFDGYTAPSFLQVPGAKDIGVEFFSVSKSYNMPGWRIGFCVGNREMVGALTKIKSYLDYGVFQPIQIAGIIALNGPQDCVQETVNTYRKRRDALVDGLARVGWDIKKPLGTMFVWARIPEQFRHLGSLEFSKLLLTDAKVAVSPGIGFGEYGDDYVRFALVENERRIKQAVQGIKKVLCK, encoded by the coding sequence ATGCGAGAATTTACAAGAATACAGAGACTGCCGCCGTATGTGTTCAGCATCGTCACTTCGATGAAAATTGATGCCCGCCGGAGGGGTGAAGACATTATAGACCTTGGTATGGGAAACCCTGACCTTGCAAGTCCGGAGCATGTAGTGAATAAACTGTGTGAGGCAGCGAGAAACCCAAAGAACCACAGGTATTCTGCATCCAAGGGTATCACCAAACTCAGGACTGCCATGGTTGACTGGTATAAACGCCGCTATAATGTTGATCTGGACCCTGAGAACGAGGTTGTTGTAACGATTGGCGCCAAAGAAGGAATATCTCACCTTGCCCTTGCCACAATAAATCCAGGTGATGTTGTAATGGCTCCAAGTCCTACATATCCGATTCATCCTTACAGCGTGATAATCGTAGGCGGTGAGGTCAAGAGCATTCCCCTGAGGGACGATTCGGACTTTTTTGAAGACATGTGCAGCGCATATAAACAGATGTGGCCGCGTCCTAAAATGCTTATCATCTCCTTTCCGCACAATCCTACCACTGCTGTAGTTGACCTGGGCTTCTTTAAACGTGTCGCAGACTTTGCAACAGAAAACGATATTATGGTTGTTCACGACATATCTTATGCAGACATAGTGTTTGACGGATATACCGCCCCAAGTTTCCTTCAGGTTCCAGGCGCTAAAGATATAGGGGTTGAATTCTTTTCAGTGTCAAAAAGCTATAACATGCCGGGGTGGCGTATAGGTTTTTGCGTTGGGAACAGGGAAATGGTCGGAGCCCTTACAAAGATTAAGAGTTATCTCGATTATGGTGTTTTTCAACCCATACAGATTGCCGGAATAATTGCTCTTAATGGCCCGCAGGATTGTGTGCAGGAGACGGTCAATACATACAGAAAGCGCCGGGATGCGCTTGTAGATGGTCTTGCAAGGGTTGGATGGGATATTAAGAAACCTTTGGGCACTATGTTTGTCTGGGCAAGGATACCTGAGCAATTCAGGCATCTTGGTTCTCTCGAATTTTCCAAGCTGCTATTAACGGATGCAAAGGTTGCTGTCTCCCCCGGCATTGGTTTTGGTGAGTACGGCGATGATTATGTAAGATTTGCCCTCGTTGAGAATGAGCGGCGTATAAAACAGGCTGTACAGGGGATTAAGAAGGTTTTGTGCAAATAA